One genomic window of Longimicrobium sp. includes the following:
- a CDS encoding GNAT family N-acetyltransferase — MIVGRQVEEVTLRPAGDDDLPFLLRVYAESREEELAQVPWTAEQKEAFLRQQFEAQHAWWREHYTGATFDLVLVGGRPAGRLYVDEWPREIRIVDIALLAEHRGRGYGTQLLRGVLDRGDAAGKPVSIHVERMNPALRLYQRLGFELVEDKGVYLLMKRPLTGAA; from the coding sequence ATGATCGTGGGGCGACAGGTGGAGGAGGTGACGCTCCGGCCGGCGGGGGACGACGACCTGCCCTTCCTGCTGCGCGTGTACGCGGAGTCGCGCGAGGAGGAGCTCGCGCAGGTGCCCTGGACGGCGGAGCAGAAGGAGGCGTTCCTGCGGCAGCAGTTCGAGGCGCAGCACGCGTGGTGGCGGGAGCACTACACCGGCGCGACGTTCGACCTCGTGCTGGTGGGCGGGCGCCCCGCCGGGCGGCTGTACGTGGACGAGTGGCCGCGCGAGATCCGCATCGTGGACATCGCGCTGCTCGCGGAGCACCGCGGGCGCGGGTACGGCACGCAGCTCCTCCGCGGCGTCCTGGACCGCGGCGACGCGGCGGGGAAGCCGGTCAGCATCCACGTGGAGCGCATGAACCCGGCGCTGCGCCTCTACCAGCGGCTCGGCTTCGAGCTCGTGGAAGACAAGGGCGTATACCTGCTGATGAAGAGGCCGCTCACGGGCGCGGCGTAG
- a CDS encoding tail fiber protein — MADPFVAEIRIFPFTFAPKGWAFCNGQILPISQNTALFSLLGTTYGGDGKSTFALPDLEGSAPMHPGQGPGLSLHDLGEVGGSETVTLDVTEIPAHSHTLRANSFAGDNLQPGPTISLAGSTGAPAYVGGSPALVSMAAQALAPAGGSLPHNNMMPYLTLNFNIALQGVFPPRG; from the coding sequence ATGGCTGATCCGTTTGTCGCGGAGATCCGCATCTTCCCCTTCACCTTCGCTCCGAAGGGATGGGCGTTCTGCAATGGGCAGATCCTGCCCATCTCGCAGAACACCGCGCTCTTCTCCCTGCTCGGCACCACTTATGGTGGCGACGGCAAGAGCACCTTCGCGCTCCCCGACCTGGAGGGAAGCGCGCCCATGCACCCGGGCCAGGGCCCCGGCCTTTCGCTGCACGACCTGGGCGAGGTCGGCGGCTCCGAAACCGTGACGCTCGATGTCACGGAGATTCCGGCGCACTCCCACACGCTGCGGGCCAACAGCTTCGCGGGTGACAACTTGCAGCCCGGCCCCACCATCTCGCTCGCGGGCTCTACGGGCGCGCCCGCGTACGTGGGGGGATCGCCCGCGCTGGTCAGCATGGCCGCGCAGGCGCTGGCGCCCGCCGGGGGAAGCTTACCGCACAACAACATGATGCCGTACCTCACCCTCAACTTCAACATCGCGCTCCAGGGCGTGTTCCCGCCGCGCGGCTGA
- a CDS encoding tail fiber protein: MAEPFLSEIRLMSFNFAPKGWAMCNGQQLPINQNQALFSLLGTTYGGNGQTTFALPDLRGNTPIHVGNGFTLGQKGGEQNHTVSMAEMPTHTHFLQATNTNGSTNSANNAYLAAFSGGYNNVAPLTTMTPQSVTNTGGSQAHLNMQPFLTLTFCIALQGIFPSPN, encoded by the coding sequence ATGGCAGAACCGTTCCTTTCGGAAATTCGGTTGATGAGCTTCAACTTCGCCCCCAAGGGATGGGCGATGTGCAACGGGCAGCAGCTTCCCATCAACCAGAACCAGGCGCTCTTCTCCCTCCTGGGCACTACGTACGGCGGCAACGGGCAGACTACCTTCGCGCTCCCCGATCTGCGCGGCAACACTCCCATCCACGTGGGAAATGGTTTCACGCTCGGCCAGAAGGGGGGCGAGCAGAACCACACGGTGAGTATGGCCGAGATGCCCACGCACACGCACTTCCTGCAGGCCACGAACACGAACGGCTCCACCAACTCGGCCAACAATGCTTACCTGGCGGCGTTCAGCGGCGGGTACAACAACGTGGCGCCGCTCACCACCATGACTCCGCAGTCCGTCACCAATACGGGCGGGAGCCAGGCGCACCTCAACATGCAGCCGTTCCTCACCCTGACGTTCTGCATCGCGCTGCAGGGCATCTTCCCGTCTCCCAACTGA
- a CDS encoding acetyl-CoA C-acyltransferase has translation MTDAFILDAVRTPVGRYGGSLASVRPDDLAAHVIRALVERTGVDAARIDDVIFGCANQAGEDNRNVARMAGLLAGLPVTVPGQTVNRLCGSGLQAVRSAAHAIRAGEGELFVAGGVESMTRAPWVMLKPQEGYARGVPEMADSLLGWRFVNPKMPKEWTVSLGETAEIVAEEFGVSRADQDAFALASQQRAAAAIAAGHFAGEIVPIEIPQRKGPPKVVDTDEHPRADTTLESLTALRAAFRTERGTVTAGNASGLNDGASALLVASAAVAEEMGLRPMARVVASDVAGVEPQRMGIGPVPATRKALARAGLRIEDIGLAEINEAFAAQSVACVRELGLDPEIVNVSGGAVATGHPLGSSGARILTTLVHEMRRRGVRYGLATMCIGVGQGISMIVERAE, from the coding sequence ATGACCGACGCATTCATCCTCGACGCCGTCCGCACCCCCGTGGGGCGCTATGGCGGCTCGCTCGCTTCCGTGCGGCCGGACGATCTGGCGGCGCACGTCATCCGCGCGCTGGTGGAGCGCACGGGTGTCGATGCCGCGCGCATCGACGACGTGATCTTTGGGTGCGCCAACCAGGCGGGCGAGGACAACCGCAACGTCGCGCGCATGGCCGGGCTCCTGGCTGGGTTACCAGTAACGGTGCCGGGGCAGACGGTGAACCGGCTCTGCGGGTCGGGGCTCCAGGCCGTCCGCTCCGCGGCACATGCCATCCGCGCCGGCGAGGGGGAGCTGTTCGTGGCCGGCGGGGTGGAGAGCATGACCCGTGCGCCGTGGGTGATGCTCAAGCCGCAGGAAGGCTATGCGCGCGGTGTCCCCGAGATGGCGGACTCGCTCCTGGGGTGGCGCTTCGTGAATCCGAAGATGCCCAAGGAGTGGACCGTCTCCCTGGGCGAGACGGCGGAGATCGTGGCGGAGGAGTTCGGCGTGTCCCGCGCGGACCAGGACGCCTTCGCGCTCGCCAGCCAGCAGCGCGCCGCCGCCGCCATCGCCGCCGGCCACTTCGCGGGCGAGATCGTCCCCATCGAGATCCCGCAGCGCAAGGGTCCGCCGAAGGTGGTGGACACCGACGAGCACCCGCGCGCCGACACCACGCTCGAGTCGCTGACCGCCCTCCGCGCCGCCTTCCGCACGGAGCGCGGCACCGTGACGGCGGGGAACGCGTCCGGCCTCAACGACGGCGCCTCCGCTCTCCTCGTCGCCTCGGCCGCGGTGGCGGAGGAGATGGGGCTGCGGCCGATGGCGCGCGTGGTGGCGAGCGACGTGGCGGGCGTGGAGCCGCAGCGGATGGGGATCGGGCCGGTGCCCGCCACGCGAAAGGCGCTGGCCCGCGCCGGGCTGCGCATCGAGGACATCGGGCTGGCGGAGATCAACGAGGCCTTCGCCGCGCAGTCCGTCGCCTGCGTCCGCGAGCTGGGGCTGGATCCGGAGATCGTGAACGTCTCCGGCGGAGCGGTCGCGACGGGCCACCCGCTGGGCTCCTCCGGCGCCCGCATCCTCACCACGCTGGTGCACGAGATGCGGCGCCGTGGCGTGCGCTACGGACTCGCCACCATGTGCATCGGCGTGGGCCAGGGGATCTCGATGATCGTGGAGCGCGCCGAGTGA
- a CDS encoding tail fiber protein, producing the protein MAQPYIGEIRIFAGNFAPAGWLFCEGQLIPISENESLFQLIGTTYGGDGESTFALPDLRGRIPIHQGNGFLLAEAGGAESITLTTQQIPVHTHPLVATTATGNNPNPGGNLLATNPGTVQPYVEDTPTVNMAAGSIPPIGGSQPHTNFQPYLCLNFIISLFGIFPSPT; encoded by the coding sequence ATGGCGCAACCTTATATCGGCGAGATCCGGATCTTTGCCGGAAACTTCGCCCCCGCGGGGTGGTTGTTCTGTGAGGGTCAGCTCATCCCGATCAGCGAGAACGAGTCGCTCTTCCAGCTGATCGGCACCACCTACGGCGGCGACGGCGAGAGCACCTTCGCCCTTCCCGACCTTCGCGGGCGCATCCCGATCCACCAGGGGAACGGGTTCTTGCTGGCCGAGGCGGGCGGAGCGGAGTCGATCACGCTCACGACGCAGCAGATTCCCGTCCACACGCACCCGCTGGTGGCGACCACGGCGACGGGGAACAACCCGAACCCGGGTGGAAACCTGCTGGCCACCAATCCGGGGACGGTGCAGCCGTACGTGGAAGACACCCCGACGGTCAACATGGCCGCGGGCTCCATTCCCCCGATCGGGGGAAGCCAGCCGCACACGAACTTCCAGCCGTACCTGTGCCTGAACTTCATCATCTCGCTGTTCGGCATCTTCCCGAGCCCCACCTGA
- a CDS encoding enoyl-CoA hydratase-related protein: MSDTVLLRVEDGVAWITLNRPERLNAFAGTMRDDLHDAIARAAEDAAVRVLVVTGNGRAFGTGADLEVTGDLVGRGDDEAFERLVESGMRAVRRLRAVRQPVIAAVNGPAAGAGASLALACDIRIASERASFGLTFNRIGLHPDWGATWFLPRLVGAGRAAELILSARMVPADEALRIGLFERVVPAGRFEEEVRAFAAELAAKPPLALAAAKRTLARSLDASLDEILAAERDEQMACFRSADAREGIAAFNEKRTPVFRGE; encoded by the coding sequence GTGAGCGACACCGTCCTGCTGCGCGTCGAGGACGGCGTCGCCTGGATCACCCTCAACCGCCCGGAGCGCCTCAACGCCTTCGCCGGCACGATGCGCGACGACCTCCACGACGCCATCGCCCGCGCGGCGGAGGACGCGGCGGTTCGCGTGCTGGTCGTCACTGGTAACGGACGCGCCTTCGGCACCGGCGCGGACCTGGAGGTCACCGGCGACCTCGTGGGCCGCGGCGACGACGAGGCGTTCGAGCGGCTGGTGGAGTCCGGGATGCGCGCCGTCCGCCGGCTGCGCGCTGTGCGCCAGCCGGTGATCGCGGCGGTGAACGGACCCGCCGCGGGCGCCGGCGCGTCGCTGGCGCTGGCGTGCGACATCCGCATCGCGTCGGAGAGGGCGTCGTTCGGGCTGACCTTCAACCGCATCGGCCTGCACCCGGACTGGGGCGCAACCTGGTTCCTCCCCCGCCTGGTGGGCGCCGGCCGCGCCGCGGAGCTGATCCTCTCCGCCCGCATGGTCCCCGCCGACGAGGCGCTGCGCATCGGCCTCTTCGAGCGGGTCGTCCCCGCGGGCCGCTTCGAGGAGGAGGTACGCGCATTCGCGGCGGAGCTCGCGGCCAAGCCGCCGCTGGCGCTGGCGGCGGCCAAGCGCACACTGGCACGCTCCCTCGACGCTTCACTCGACGAGATCCTCGCCGCCGAGCGCGACGAGCAGATGGCCTGCTTCCGCTCCGCCGACGCGCGGGAGGGAATCGCCGCCTTCAACGAAAAGCGCACCCCCGTCTTCCGCGGCGAGTGA
- a CDS encoding enoyl-CoA hydratase-related protein has protein sequence METVRIERDGAVAILTVDRPEKRNALNAAVRRELIAALDELRDDAEVRVLVLTGAGEKAFVAGADIAEFAERTPLEQRAAMTGRRVFDEIAAYPKPVIAMINGFALGGGCELALVCDLRIAADTARLGQPEINLGIIPGGGGTQRLPRVVGTGQAMRLVLTGEIVDAAEALRIGLVDLVHPAAELRERTLEMARGMAGKSPVALQMAKSAVRAAAEMPLAAGLAYETELFATCFASDDKREGVAAFLEKRPASFTGR, from the coding sequence ATGGAGACCGTCCGCATCGAGCGCGACGGCGCCGTCGCCATCCTGACCGTCGACCGCCCCGAGAAGCGCAACGCCCTCAACGCCGCCGTGCGCCGCGAGCTGATCGCCGCCCTCGACGAGCTGCGCGACGACGCCGAGGTGCGCGTCCTGGTGCTCACCGGCGCGGGGGAGAAGGCGTTCGTGGCGGGCGCGGACATCGCCGAGTTCGCGGAGCGCACGCCGCTGGAGCAGCGCGCCGCCATGACGGGGCGCCGCGTCTTCGACGAGATCGCCGCGTATCCCAAGCCGGTGATCGCCATGATCAACGGCTTCGCGCTCGGCGGCGGGTGCGAGCTGGCGCTGGTGTGCGACCTCCGCATCGCCGCGGACACGGCCAGGCTGGGGCAGCCGGAGATCAACCTCGGGATCATCCCCGGCGGAGGCGGCACGCAGCGGCTTCCGCGCGTGGTGGGCACCGGCCAGGCGATGCGCCTCGTCCTCACCGGGGAGATCGTCGACGCCGCCGAGGCGCTGCGCATCGGCCTGGTGGACCTGGTGCACCCCGCGGCCGAGCTGCGCGAGCGCACGCTGGAGATGGCGCGCGGCATGGCCGGCAAATCTCCCGTCGCGCTGCAGATGGCCAAGTCCGCCGTCCGCGCCGCCGCCGAGATGCCACTGGCGGCCGGGCTCGCCTACGAGACCGAGCTCTTCGCCACCTGCTTCGCCAGCGACGACAAGCGCGAGGGTGTGGCCGCCTTCCTGGAGAAGCGCCCGGCGAGCTTCACGGGACGATAA
- a CDS encoding Ig-like domain-containing protein, with product MPSLKIVLRAALLASVAACTADGGSPLAPTPSGPAEQLSDAAHGGAVPGFYFLPPVVPAPSFSGSFDAALAPRAEICVLSGTSCGAVIAQYTTTTGAGGEVVRVDAAQQSYAFNWRTDQFNLDVAKHYRISVFVGAVRLGFADVDPVASGKELKNVDTQQYIPLLDGRTLPVKFRVEKGIVGALDVEPDSATVPTGGTQQFTATATDLHGDPVAATVVWSSSDTLVARIGATGVALGVAPGSATITARSGGASATATVRVLNPNTPPVAVADSFAAIGNVTVPVAAPGVLGNDTDAEGTQLSAVPGTIATTAGGTVTLAADGGFTYLSAPGFTGADSFTYQATDGQATASAQVQLTVGSRVWYVANTAAAPGDGRDASPFATLKAAEAASAAGETIFVLAGNGGSAGYDEGLVLKPSQMLTGQGVPANVTTELNGSTVVLLAAGTAPQITRSTAGTTVLLATGNTVQGVDVASTAGAAIRGSAFGTFTAAAVSVQAAGGPALDLQGGNAGASFSVLSSDASAGAGVRLTGVQGVVSAAAGRIAGAAGAGVEVDGGAGDVTIGAEVVNAAGHVVSVMHRTGGTVTLAGDLLASAAGIRVAENTGGTIAFTGGSKVLNTGAGDAVALADNPGANVRLAGGGLSLTTTTGTAFLATGGGTVTVTGSNNAIGSAGGVALRIAGTTIGASGLTFRSITATGGSNGIVLDHTGAGGLQVTGTGAPGSGGTLEGTMGADGTTGGAGVRLDHTGRVELSYMTLANHSNYAIRGTTVNGFELAGTRVEGSNGTNEAAPYFEGSISFEELTGSALITGSSISGGRLNNLRVVNTGGTLDRLTLSGDTLGANGPTGLQSVLVQPQGSAVMRVTVQNTRFTASRDQLFMLNMLGSPTADLVFTGNTLGNNHPAVLSGGGSVLLAASGGAGAVPTLSYQVTGNTFRDADGSALVVNKGIAGGSFSGTISGNVVGAAAIANSGSRSGSAINILAIGRGSHTVAVTGNHLYQYNNFGILLQAGGAAKSGTGFTEHDAALNATVTGNTIANPGTFGALPGNGIQVNAGTNSNAGSGTPDAYAVCAHIAGNSLTGSGVAGGADFSLRQRFATTVRLPGYAGGAFDNAAAAAFVQANNGGAAGTASSTSASGGGGFVGGSACATP from the coding sequence ATGCCATCCCTCAAGATCGTTCTTCGCGCAGCATTGCTCGCCTCCGTTGCCGCCTGCACGGCCGACGGTGGCTCGCCCCTGGCGCCCACCCCGAGCGGTCCCGCCGAGCAGCTCTCCGACGCCGCGCACGGCGGCGCGGTGCCCGGCTTCTACTTCCTTCCGCCGGTGGTGCCCGCCCCCTCCTTCTCCGGGAGCTTCGATGCCGCCCTGGCGCCGCGTGCCGAGATCTGCGTGCTGTCCGGCACCTCCTGCGGCGCCGTGATCGCGCAGTACACCACCACCACCGGCGCGGGGGGGGAGGTGGTGCGGGTGGACGCGGCGCAGCAGAGCTACGCCTTCAACTGGCGCACCGACCAGTTCAACCTCGACGTGGCCAAGCACTACCGCATCAGCGTCTTCGTGGGCGCGGTGCGGCTGGGCTTCGCCGACGTGGACCCGGTGGCGAGCGGAAAGGAGCTCAAGAACGTCGACACGCAGCAGTACATCCCGCTGTTGGACGGCCGCACGCTGCCGGTGAAGTTCCGGGTGGAGAAGGGGATCGTGGGCGCCTTGGACGTGGAGCCCGACTCCGCCACCGTGCCGACGGGCGGAACCCAGCAGTTCACCGCCACCGCCACGGACCTGCACGGCGACCCGGTGGCGGCCACCGTCGTGTGGTCCTCTTCGGACACCCTGGTGGCGCGCATCGGAGCGACGGGAGTGGCGCTGGGTGTCGCGCCGGGGAGCGCCACCATCACCGCGCGCAGCGGCGGCGCGTCCGCCACGGCCACGGTGCGCGTGCTGAACCCGAACACGCCTCCGGTGGCGGTGGCGGACAGCTTCGCCGCCATCGGCAACGTGACCGTCCCGGTGGCCGCGCCCGGCGTGCTGGGCAACGACACGGACGCCGAAGGAACGCAGCTCTCCGCGGTGCCCGGCACCATCGCGACGACGGCCGGCGGCACGGTGACGCTGGCCGCGGACGGCGGCTTCACCTACCTGAGCGCGCCCGGCTTCACCGGCGCCGACTCGTTCACCTACCAGGCCACGGACGGGCAGGCGACGGCCAGCGCACAGGTGCAGCTCACAGTGGGCTCCCGGGTGTGGTACGTAGCCAACACCGCCGCGGCACCGGGCGACGGGCGCGACGCCTCGCCGTTCGCCACGCTGAAGGCGGCCGAAGCCGCGAGCGCCGCGGGTGAGACCATCTTCGTGCTGGCGGGGAACGGGGGGAGCGCGGGGTACGACGAGGGGCTGGTGCTGAAGCCTTCGCAGATGCTCACCGGACAGGGGGTGCCCGCGAACGTGACCACCGAGCTGAACGGGTCCACGGTGGTGCTGCTGGCCGCAGGGACCGCGCCGCAGATCACCCGCTCCACCGCCGGCACCACGGTGTTGCTGGCGACCGGAAACACCGTGCAGGGCGTGGACGTCGCCTCCACCGCGGGGGCCGCGATCCGCGGCAGCGCGTTCGGCACTTTCACGGCGGCGGCCGTGTCGGTTCAGGCCGCGGGAGGCCCGGCGCTGGACCTGCAGGGTGGCAACGCGGGCGCTTCGTTCTCCGTCCTCTCCTCCGACGCGAGCGCCGGTGCGGGCGTGCGGCTCACGGGCGTGCAGGGGGTGGTGAGCGCGGCGGCGGGGCGCATCGCCGGCGCGGCAGGCGCGGGGGTGGAGGTGGACGGCGGCGCGGGTGACGTAACGATCGGCGCGGAGGTGGTGAACGCGGCCGGGCACGTGGTGTCGGTGATGCACCGCACCGGCGGAACGGTGACGCTGGCCGGCGACCTCCTAGCGTCCGCCGCCGGCATCCGCGTGGCCGAGAACACGGGGGGGACAATCGCTTTCACGGGCGGGAGCAAAGTTCTCAACACGGGGGCCGGCGATGCCGTAGCTCTTGCGGACAACCCCGGTGCGAACGTACGCTTAGCGGGCGGCGGGCTCTCGCTCACCACCACCACGGGCACGGCCTTCCTCGCCACGGGCGGCGGAACGGTGACCGTGACCGGCTCCAACAATGCGATCGGTAGCGCGGGAGGGGTCGCGCTGCGGATCGCGGGCACCACCATCGGCGCGTCCGGCCTCACCTTCCGCTCCATCACGGCCACCGGGGGCAGCAATGGGATCGTGCTCGACCACACCGGCGCCGGCGGGCTGCAGGTGACCGGTACGGGCGCTCCGGGCTCGGGCGGCACCCTGGAGGGGACGATGGGCGCGGACGGCACGACGGGCGGGGCCGGGGTGCGGCTGGACCACACGGGCCGCGTGGAACTCTCGTACATGACCCTCGCAAACCACTCCAACTACGCCATCCGTGGAACGACCGTGAACGGCTTCGAACTGGCCGGGACCCGGGTGGAAGGGAGCAACGGCACGAACGAGGCGGCGCCCTACTTCGAGGGGAGCATCTCGTTCGAGGAGCTGACCGGCTCCGCCCTCATCACCGGGTCCAGCATCAGCGGCGGGCGGCTCAACAACCTGCGCGTGGTGAACACCGGCGGGACGCTGGACCGGCTCACCCTGAGCGGCGATACCCTGGGGGCGAACGGGCCCACCGGCCTGCAGAGCGTACTGGTGCAGCCCCAGGGATCGGCGGTGATGCGCGTGACGGTGCAGAACACCCGCTTCACGGCGTCGCGCGATCAGCTCTTCATGCTCAACATGCTCGGGAGCCCCACGGCCGACCTGGTGTTCACCGGTAACACGCTCGGCAACAACCACCCGGCGGTGCTCTCGGGCGGTGGGAGCGTGCTGCTGGCCGCGTCGGGCGGGGCGGGCGCGGTGCCCACCCTTAGCTACCAGGTGACCGGCAACACCTTCCGCGACGCGGACGGCTCCGCGCTGGTGGTGAACAAGGGAATCGCGGGGGGCTCCTTCAGCGGCACGATCTCTGGGAACGTGGTGGGCGCGGCGGCGATCGCCAACTCCGGCTCGCGCTCCGGCTCCGCCATCAACATCCTGGCCATCGGCCGCGGCAGCCACACGGTCGCGGTCACCGGCAACCATCTCTACCAGTACAACAACTTCGGCATCCTGCTGCAGGCGGGCGGCGCGGCCAAGTCCGGCACCGGCTTCACGGAGCACGACGCAGCGCTGAACGCCACGGTGACGGGCAACACCATCGCCAACCCCGGCACATTCGGCGCCCTGCCGGGGAACGGGATCCAGGTGAACGCCGGCACCAACTCCAACGCCGGAAGCGGGACGCCCGACGCGTACGCCGTGTGCGCGCACATCGCCGGAAACTCCCTCACGGGCTCCGGCGTGGCGGGCGGCGCCGACTTCAGCCTTCGCCAGCGCTTCGCCACCACCGTGCGGCTCCCCGGCTACGCGGGCGGGGCGTTCGACAACGCCGCGGCAGCCGCGTTCGTGCAGGCGAACAACGGCGGGGCGGCGGGCACGGCAAGCAGCACCTCCGCCTCCGGGGGCGGCGGGTTCGTGGGCGGCTCCGCCTGCGCCACCCCCTGA
- a CDS encoding 3-hydroxyacyl-CoA dehydrogenase family protein has translation MSELSISRVAVIGAGTMGHGIAQVCAMAGYGVALFDPMPGAVDRALARIGENLDKGVERGKVAAADAAAARGRLRAAGTLRDAVADAGLMIEAVPEAMELKESIFREADEAAPAEAILASNTSSLSVSRIAAATGRPERVVGLHFFNPVHIMKLLEVVRGRDTSQVTVDASLAFAARIGKEPIVVTDTPGFASSRLGVVLGLEAMRMVEEGVASPQDIDRAMELGYNHPMGPLKLTDVVGLDVRLGIAEYLHGELGGEQYRPPEILRRMVAEGRLGKKSGRGFYDWEGK, from the coding sequence ATGAGCGAGCTGTCGATCTCCCGCGTCGCCGTGATCGGCGCGGGCACCATGGGGCACGGGATCGCGCAGGTGTGCGCGATGGCGGGCTACGGCGTGGCGCTCTTCGACCCCATGCCCGGCGCCGTCGACCGCGCCCTCGCCCGCATCGGCGAGAACCTGGACAAGGGCGTGGAGCGCGGCAAAGTCGCCGCCGCCGATGCCGCCGCCGCGCGCGGCCGCCTGCGCGCCGCCGGGACCCTCCGCGACGCCGTGGCGGACGCGGGGCTGATGATCGAGGCCGTGCCCGAGGCGATGGAGCTCAAGGAGAGCATCTTCCGCGAGGCCGACGAAGCCGCCCCCGCGGAGGCGATCCTGGCGAGCAACACGTCGTCGCTGAGCGTGTCGCGGATCGCGGCGGCCACGGGGCGGCCGGAGCGGGTGGTGGGGCTGCACTTCTTCAACCCCGTCCACATCATGAAGCTGCTGGAGGTGGTGCGCGGCCGCGACACGTCACAGGTGACGGTCGATGCCTCGCTCGCCTTCGCCGCGCGCATCGGCAAGGAGCCGATCGTGGTGACGGACACGCCGGGGTTCGCCTCGTCGCGCCTGGGCGTCGTGCTGGGGCTGGAGGCGATGCGGATGGTGGAGGAGGGAGTCGCCTCGCCGCAGGACATCGACCGCGCCATGGAGCTGGGCTACAACCACCCCATGGGCCCGCTCAAGCTGACCGACGTCGTGGGGCTGGACGTGCGCCTGGGAATCGCGGAGTACCTGCACGGCGAGCTGGGCGGTGAGCAGTACCGCCCGCCGGAGATCCTGCGCCGCATGGTGGCCGAGGGGCGGCTGGGGAAGAAGAGCGGGCGCGGCTTCTACGACTGGGAGGGGAAGTGA